Genomic DNA from Paenibacillus sp. MBLB1832:
AAGATTACATTGTCTGAAGGTTTCTCAGAAGCAAAATTGTCGTTATTTCCAAAAAATTTAGGCCATATCGATGTTAAAATCACGATGCAAGATGGACAGCTTTTTGCCCAGTTCGCAGCTGATTCCTTAGCAGGCAAGCAATTACTTGAAAGTCAGCTTCCGCAACTAAGACAAGCATTGCTTACACAGGGTCTACAAGTAGAGAAGCTTGAAGTAACACAAAGTGAGCAAATGCCTTCAGGTATGTTTCAAGAGCAGCGCCAGCCTCAATCCTTCAATCAGTCAAATCGTCAGTCTACTAAGAATCGATCAAATGCGATTGATGTGGATGCGATTGGATTTAATGAAGATGTTGAGCAATTGACTCAGATAAGCAATCAAACAAACGGAAATGGAAGCTCTTTGGACGTAACAGCTTAATTCAGGTTTCCGTTGTTAAGTTGGAGGTGAAATGAATGGCGACAAGCCCTATTCTAGGAAACGTATCGGACTTGATTAACACGGGGACTTCCTCGAAAACCAAGGAGAAAGATAATAACACCTTGGGTAAAGATGATTTCCTGAAAATTTTAATTACACAGCTTCAAAATCAAGACCCTACTCAGCCTCTTCAGGATAAAGAGTTCATCGCACAAATGGCTCAATTTACTTCCGTCGAGCAGTTGACAAACATGTCGAATGAGATGAAGTTGATGAGGCAATCGCTTGGATTCGTATCTGGTTTGATCGGCAAGTCGATTACATGGACTGGAACCGATTCATCTGGTGTTTCCAGTGATCATACAGGTGTCGTAGATTCCATTACATTTAAAGACGGTAATCAGTATGCGAATGTCAACGGCGTAGAGATTGCGCTTGATAAACTAAAGAAAATTGAAAATGTTGGAGAAACAAAATGACACAACGAGTAACCATAGGTGAATTATTTCCTAGTACGGTTTCTCCTGCTGCACCTAGACGAACACCAGAGCAACAACAAGTTTCGTCACCCGGAAGTTCAACCTTTCAGAAGATTTTTCAAGATCAATTTATTAGGTTCAGTCACCATGCAG
This window encodes:
- the flgD gene encoding flagellar hook assembly protein FlgD; translated protein: MATSPILGNVSDLINTGTSSKTKEKDNNTLGKDDFLKILITQLQNQDPTQPLQDKEFIAQMAQFTSVEQLTNMSNEMKLMRQSLGFVSGLIGKSITWTGTDSSGVSSDHTGVVDSITFKDGNQYANVNGVEIALDKLKKIENVGETK